A section of the Delphinus delphis chromosome 1, mDelDel1.2, whole genome shotgun sequence genome encodes:
- the LOC132422053 gene encoding monocarboxylate transporter 1-like isoform X1: protein MPPSNGGPVGYTPPDGGWGWAVVVGAFISIGFSCAFGKSITVFYKEIEEIFKASTSEVSWLSSITFAVMYGGGPISSILVNKYGSRPVMIVGGCLSGCGLITASFCTTVQELYLCVGVIAGLGLAFNLNPSLTMIGKYFYKRRPLANGLAMAGSPVFLSALAPLNQALFAVFGWRGSFLILGGILLNCCVAGALMRPIGPKPTTAGKEKSKESLQEAGKCDANMGAGDANTEVNGRNPPKEKQSVFQTVNKLLDLSLFKHRGFMLYLSGNVIMSFALATPLVFLSNYAKSQHHSSEKSAFLLSILAFVDMVARPSMGFVANTEWIRPRVQYFFAASIIANGVCHMLVPLSSSYIGFCLYAGFLGFAFGWFGAVLFETLMDLVGSQRFSSAVGLVTIVECCPILLGPPILGRLSDIYGDYKYTYWACGIILIVSGIYLCIGMGIHYQLEAKEQKAEAKQNKESKEMEPKEVIKAAESPELKGTEAGPKEETLSG from the exons ATGCCACCATCAAACGGAGGTCCAGTTGGATACACGCCCCCAgatggaggctgggggtgggcagtggtTGTTGGAGCTTTCATTTccattggcttctcttgtgctTTTGGCAAATCTATTACtgtattttacaaagaaattgaagaaatatttaaagccaGCACCAGCGAAGTGTCATGGTTATCTTCCATCACGTTTGCTGTCATGTATGGTGGAG GTCCTATCAGCAGTATCCTGGTGAATAAATATGGCAGTCGTCCAGTTATGATTGTTGGCGGCTGCTTGTCAGGCTGTGGCTTGATCACAGCTTCCTTCTGTACCACTGTGCAGGAACTTTACTTGTGTGTCGGAGTCATTGCAG GTCTTGGGCTTGCCTTCAACTTGAATCCATCTCTGACCATGATTGGCAAGTATTTCTACAAGAGGCGACCATTAGCAAATGGACTGGCCATGGCAGGCAGCCCTGTGTTCCTCTCCGCCCTGGCCCCCCTCAACCAGGCTCTTTTTGCTGTCTTTGGCTGGAGAGGAAGCTTCCTAATTCTTGGAGGCATCCTACTAAACTGCTGTGTGGCTGGAGCCCTGATGAGACCAATAGGGCCCAAGCCAACAACTGCAGGGAAAGAGAAGTCTAAAGAATCCCTTCAGGAAGCTGGAAAATGTGATGCAAACATGGGGGCAGGTGATGCAAATACAGAAGTTAATGGCAGAAACCCCCCAAAGGAGAAACAATCCGTTTTCCAAACAGTTAACAAACTTCTGGACTTATCCTTATTCAAACACAGAGGCTTTATGCTGTACCTCTCTGGGAATGTGATAATGTCTTTTGCGCTGGCTACACCTTTAGTCTTTCTTAGTAATTATGCCAAGAGTCAACATCACTCTAGTGAGAAgtctgccttccttctttccattctgGCTTTTGTTGACATGGTAGCCAGACCTTCTATGGGATTTGTAGCCAACACAGAGTGGATAAGGCCTCGAGTTCAGTATTTTTTTGCTGCTTCTATTATTGCAAATGGAGTGTGTCATATGCTAGTACCCTTATCCTCTAGCTATATAGGGTTCTGTCTTTATGCGGGATTCCTTGGATTTGCTTTCGGGTGGTTTGGCGCCGTATTGTTTGAAACGCTGATGGACCTGGTTGGATCCCAGAGGTTCTCCAGTGCTGTGGGATTGGTGACCATTGTGGAATGCTGTCCTATTCTCCTGGGGCCACCAATTTTAG GTCGTCTCAGTGACATATACGGAGACTACAAATATACATACTGGGCATGCGGCATAATCCTTATTGTCTCAGGCATCTATCTCTGCATTGGCATGGGCATCCATTATCAActtgaggcaaaagaacagaagGCAGAGGCGAAGCAGAATAAGGAAAGTAAAGAGATGGAACCAAAAGAAGTTATTAAAGCTGCAGAATCTCCAGAACTGAAAGGCACAGAAGCAGGACCCAAAGAGGAGACACTTTCAGGCTGA
- the LOC132422053 gene encoding monocarboxylate transporter 1-like isoform X2: MPPSNGGPVGYTPPDGGWGWAVVVGAFISIGFSCAFGKSITVFYKEIEEIFKASTSEVSWLSSITFAVMYGGGPISSILVNKYGSRPVMIVGGCLSGCGLITASFCTTVQELYLCVGVIAGLGLAFNLNPSLTMIGKYFYKRRPLANGLAMAGSPVFLSALAPLNQALFAVFGWRGSFLILGGILLNCCVAGALMRPIGPKPTTAGKEKSKESLQEAGKCDANMGAGDANTEVNGRNPPKEKQSVFQTVNKLLDLSLFKHRGFMLYLSGNVIMSFALATPLVFLSNYAKSQHHSSEKSAFLLSILAFVDMVARPSMGFVANTEWIRPRVQYFFAASIIANGVCHMLVPLSSSYIGFCLYAGFLGFAFGWFGAVLFETLMDLVGSQRFSSAVGLVTIVECCPILLGPPILVLAQCLVQRNCSNNRTELK, from the exons ATGCCACCATCAAACGGAGGTCCAGTTGGATACACGCCCCCAgatggaggctgggggtgggcagtggtTGTTGGAGCTTTCATTTccattggcttctcttgtgctTTTGGCAAATCTATTACtgtattttacaaagaaattgaagaaatatttaaagccaGCACCAGCGAAGTGTCATGGTTATCTTCCATCACGTTTGCTGTCATGTATGGTGGAG GTCCTATCAGCAGTATCCTGGTGAATAAATATGGCAGTCGTCCAGTTATGATTGTTGGCGGCTGCTTGTCAGGCTGTGGCTTGATCACAGCTTCCTTCTGTACCACTGTGCAGGAACTTTACTTGTGTGTCGGAGTCATTGCAG GTCTTGGGCTTGCCTTCAACTTGAATCCATCTCTGACCATGATTGGCAAGTATTTCTACAAGAGGCGACCATTAGCAAATGGACTGGCCATGGCAGGCAGCCCTGTGTTCCTCTCCGCCCTGGCCCCCCTCAACCAGGCTCTTTTTGCTGTCTTTGGCTGGAGAGGAAGCTTCCTAATTCTTGGAGGCATCCTACTAAACTGCTGTGTGGCTGGAGCCCTGATGAGACCAATAGGGCCCAAGCCAACAACTGCAGGGAAAGAGAAGTCTAAAGAATCCCTTCAGGAAGCTGGAAAATGTGATGCAAACATGGGGGCAGGTGATGCAAATACAGAAGTTAATGGCAGAAACCCCCCAAAGGAGAAACAATCCGTTTTCCAAACAGTTAACAAACTTCTGGACTTATCCTTATTCAAACACAGAGGCTTTATGCTGTACCTCTCTGGGAATGTGATAATGTCTTTTGCGCTGGCTACACCTTTAGTCTTTCTTAGTAATTATGCCAAGAGTCAACATCACTCTAGTGAGAAgtctgccttccttctttccattctgGCTTTTGTTGACATGGTAGCCAGACCTTCTATGGGATTTGTAGCCAACACAGAGTGGATAAGGCCTCGAGTTCAGTATTTTTTTGCTGCTTCTATTATTGCAAATGGAGTGTGTCATATGCTAGTACCCTTATCCTCTAGCTATATAGGGTTCTGTCTTTATGCGGGATTCCTTGGATTTGCTTTCGGGTGGTTTGGCGCCGTATTGTTTGAAACGCTGATGGACCTGGTTGGATCCCAGAGGTTCTCCAGTGCTGTGGGATTGGTGACCATTGTGGAATGCTGTCCTATTCTCCTGGGGCCACCAATTTTAG TGCTGGCACAATGCTTGGTACAGCGTAATTGCTCAAATAATAGAACTGAATTAAAGTGA